TGCCTGAAATGTTAGGTCCGTTAAATGGTTTATTAGTTCAACCAAACCAAAAACTCCGATTACTCCAACAATCCAGCCTATAATACATCCGACAATAGGAATAGTCACCGACTCTGATATAAACTGCATCACAATATCTTTTTTTCTAGCTCCGGTCGCTTTTCGAATCCCGATTTCCTTAGTGCGTTCCGTTACTGAAATCAACAGCACATTCATAATCCCAATCCCTCCAACTAAAACAGAGATTCCTGTTATCGCTCCCATCACCAACTTAAAAACTAAAATACCCTGCCGAAACTGCTCTACTCTTCCCTCATAAGTAAAAACGGTAAAAGCCTCTCTGCCTTCTTCATAATTTTTATCCAGCCAATTTTCTACAGCTGATCTCATTTCGGGCAATTCTTCAATATTCCGGCTTTTAAATGCCAGATTCGGGCGATGACTTCCAGATACATTCTTGAGATAGGTACTCACTGGAATCATAGCCTGAGCCCCTCTGGATTCGTCATTATAGATCCCAATTACCTCAAATAATTTACCCTCAAAGCTGATAACCTCTCCAATCATAGATTTGGCATCATCTGTCCAACTTTCTGCAAGAGGTAAGGTTAACACTGTTTTTTGGGATGCTTCAGCTACATCAAATTCAGAGAAATAGTTTCCAATAATTTCAGCCTCAGAGAAGTCTGGCACGTTTTCGAGTGTGGCCTGAATATAGATGGCTAAGGCTGAATCCTTATAAGAAGCCATTCGTGAGCTTTGGTCTAAAAGTTCAACAAATCCCCATGGCTCAACTAAAATTTCAACTTGTCTGGCTGCATCAATATCAAACTCATACACGGTATCTCTGGGCACCCTTACACCGTTTACAACATCAATGCTTTTCGGAGTCACCGACATCATCTGTATAGAAGTCGTAGTTTCAATTTGCTCCCTTCCTGTTTGCTCCAATCCATCTCCTAATGCAAGAATAGCGACCAATGAGGCTACACCAATAATGATACCGAGTGTTGAAAGAAAAGTATGCAGTGGATTGGCTCGAATATTTTGAAGGGCAATGGCGATGGATTTAAAAATCTGCTGCATAAACATAATCGGTTGAGTTTGTCAACTGAATTACGCTGTCAGTAGAGCATAGTTTCAAATCACTATAGATATAAATGTGCCAAACGGGGACGAGCGAAAGTACTTATTTAATGGTGATAGTCATACTGTATTGTTGGGAAGTAATCTCGAAATGGGCGTCTTTCCAGGAAGCCGGACCAAAACGTCCACGGGCATTATTAGAGAAGCCATAAGCCTCTTTTGGGATACCCAGTAAGTTAGAATCCAATTCTCCGTTCACATTCTTATCGTGATAGACGGCTATCGCATATTTCCCATAAGGCAGACTGTCCTGTTTCCAGGAAATTCTATTTTCTTCAACAGGTAACACAATGGCATGCAGCGGTTCTTCTTTATCAGCGTAGGCTTCTTCAGAATCGAAAACAGCAATTCGTATTTCACCTCTCTCCTCGTCAATTCCTTCAACAATTAGTTCAAAAACAGATATCTCGTTTTCTCTCTCGGGGTAAGAAATCTCTTGGGCAAATGAAGTGGTGTTAATCAGAAAAAAAAGAGTTATAAAAAGTAATCTCTTCATTAAATGCTAATAGTTGAAATAGATGAAAATTGTTGTCGCTTATCAGTTTATGAAACCAAAATAAGCTAAAAAAGTTTCATTCCGTTTGGTACTTTTTTATCAGGAACGGCTAGAACGACGTTGCCCATTTCGTCAGGGAACCCCATAATAAGGCATTCTGACATAAAGGGACCTATTTGTTTTGCCGGGAAATTAACGACGGCTACCACCTGCTTACCTTTCAGGTCATCCGGTTTATATAAATCTGTTATTTGTGCTGAAGAACTTCGAACACCTATCTCATTACCAAAGTCGATCTCTAACTTATAAGCCGGAGTATGAGCCTCAGGAAATTCCTTCACCCCAATGATAGTCCCGGTTCTAAGTTCAACCTTCTCGAAATCACTCCAGCTAATTTCTTTCATTCTTTAATCAATTCCGTTTTTTGTTGGCTGGTCAAAGTTAGCTAAAAGCCTTTAGAAGTCACTTCAAAATAAAAGCCCTGACTCGTTAAGGAGACAAGGCTTTCAATGTGATACTTAAAATTTGATACTACTTAATCAACGTCATAGATCTTACTTCCACAAAATCTCCGCTTTGGAGTTTGTAGTAATAAATACCACTTGGCAGGCTTGATGCATCGAAATTCGTAGTATGAGTTCCTGCATTGAGATTACCTTCAACAAGCGTTGCAACCCTCCTGCCCAGTACATTATATACCTCAAGCACAACCTTTGATGCTGAGGGTATTGAGTAGCTTATATTTGTACTTGGGTTAAATGGATTGGGATAGTTTTGTGATAAATTAAAATCACTCACTAACTCATTTGGTTTCACTGAGGTCACCGCTCCATAGGAATAGGTTGTTCGATAATCGATGAACCACTCCCCGTCAAAGTAGGATTCTTCGGTAACGGCGTCTACGCGGTCTTCCTCATCATATGTTATCAGTGAATTATATTCAATCTCCCAATCTTCTAAATCTTCATTGTAGTATTCTTCCAAAAACTCAGTAACCATCCCATTTTCTTTTGTACCGGTGGTTCTTAAGTAAGGAATCCAGGTCTTTGTTTCGTGGTAAAACTCATCGTTATAAGTGTCTATGAAAAAGAACTCATCAAAAGCTAATTTTAGAAATTCATCAAAGGTAGCATCCGAATAAGTGTACCGGTCATCATATACTTCTCCATAGTATAGTTCAACAAAATTGCCGTCTTTGTTCAGGAAATAACCCCCGACTTCACTGATGATTTCACCTTCTTCTTCAAAGGTATTTGTGATTTCTATAGAATCCTGTGTTATGTAATTCAGCTCAATTTTCTCTTGGTAGATCAACTCATCATCTTCATTTTCTGAATACTTTGCTGAATCCAGCCTGCCTTCGGGAGAATAATGAAAAGTCTGAGTTACGGAAGACCCAAAAAGTGAATAGGAAATACTCAACGGATACCCTTCGGCATTAAAAGTCATGGTAGTACTTTCGTCCTCAACCCACTCCTCACCATCGAAATAAGATATGTGCTGTGTGATTTCTAAACGATCTGAACTGTATTCATATTCAGCACGATATTGATCTATCCATTCTTCACCATCATAATATTGCTCAAGCCATCCACCGATGTCATTATCAGCTTTTGATTTCATATATGAAGGAACGGCAAATCTTTTATCGATTAATTTCTCATGGATTAATCCCGACTTCTTTTGCTTTTCTTTTATCGGATGTGTGCTTTGTGCTATCGCTGCTACGCTGATAAAAAAGGTAAGAAGAAAAATACCAGCTACAGTAAAAAGTGTACTTTTTTTAAACATATACCCCTCTCTATTTTTTTATTCTGATGACCGACATATTTTCACGGCCGAGAATAATATGCTTGAAAAAGGGGAAATTAACAATTAGAAAAAAACCCTGTTTCCTTTCGAAAACAGGGTTTAAAACCATTATAGGTTGTATTTCTCGTTATGAAGCTGTGTTCACAGTCTTAATAATTCGGGCTCCTACTTTATAAGGATCTGCGTTAGAAGCAGGACGGCGATCTTCGAGTCGTCCAATCCAGCCATCTTCTACAGTTGTTACCGGAATTCGGATAGAAGCTCCGCGGTCAGAAACCCCGTAGCTGAATTTGTCAATAGACTGTGTCTCATGCTTACCGGTCAATCGCTGATCGTTATCAGCGCCATAAACTTCAATGTGCTCAGAGATGAAATTTCCGAAAGCTTCACATACTTCTTTCATGTATTTCTCACCGCCTTCTTCTCTCATTTTTCCATTTGAGAAGTTAGCGTGCATGCCAGAACCGTTCCAGTCAGTATCGCCAAGTGGCTTAGGATGCCAGTCAACAATAATGCCATATTTTTCAGCTGTTCGCTCAATAAGGTACCTTGCTACCCAAATCTGGTCGCCTGCACTATGAGCACCTTTGGCAAAAATTTGAAATTCCCACTGTCCGGCAGCTACTTCAGCATTAATACCTTCCACATTAAGACCTGCTTCGAGGCAAAGATCTAAATGCTCTTCAATAATATCTCGTCCAAATGCTCGTGAGCCACCTACGCCACAGTAGTATGGTCCCTGTGGAGAAGGATATCCGCCTTCAGGAAAACCCAATGGCAATCCTGTTTCCGGGTCATTTAAAAAATACTCTTGTTCAAAACCGAACCAGAAATCATCGCTGTCATCATCAATGGTGGCACGGCCGTTACTCTCGTGTGGAGTTCCGTCAGCATTCAGTACTTCAGTCATTACCAGAAAGCTATGCTCACGATCAGGATCAGGAAAAATAGCAACAGGTTTTAGCAAGCAGTCAGATGAGCCGCCGGTAGCCTGCTCGGTAGAACTTCCATCAAAGTTCCACATTGGACAATCTTCCAGCTTACCGCTGAAATCATGAACGACTTTTGTTTTGCTTCTGAGAAGCTGAGTTGGTTCATAGCCATCAAGCCATATATACTCGAGTTTAGAATACGCCATACGATCTTAGGTTGTTTGGTGGTTTGAAGTTAAACAGCTCAAATATAAAGTACTTTTAAGAAAAAGCTCAACTTATTTAGACAAATTTTTATTAACTATTAAATAAAATAGAATTTTTATCACTTAACCTTAATTTATTTACCTGCAACCGCTTCCAATGATGTACTCACTTAACTTATTTTTTAATCTTTATGCATTGACTTCACTTTTTAAGCCGCCCTTAAAAATCGTATCTTTACAAACAAAGTTATCCACACCAAATCACTAACAAATTCTCTGTGAAAGAATCAAAATCTGCACTTTGGGTCGAAGCTGCTCGCCCCCA
The window above is part of the Balneola sp. genome. Proteins encoded here:
- a CDS encoding macrolide ABC transporter permease, whose translation is MFMQQIFKSIAIALQNIRANPLHTFLSTLGIIIGVASLVAILALGDGLEQTGREQIETTTSIQMMSVTPKSIDVVNGVRVPRDTVYEFDIDAARQVEILVEPWGFVELLDQSSRMASYKDSALAIYIQATLENVPDFSEAEIIGNYFSEFDVAEASQKTVLTLPLAESWTDDAKSMIGEVISFEGKLFEVIGIYNDESRGAQAMIPVSTYLKNVSGSHRPNLAFKSRNIEELPEMRSAVENWLDKNYEEGREAFTVFTYEGRVEQFRQGILVFKLVMGAITGISVLVGGIGIMNVLLISVTERTKEIGIRKATGARKKDIVMQFISESVTIPIVGCIIGWIVGVIGVFGLVELINHLTDLTFQAGLSFGTVFVVLLIALLVGILFGTYPAWKAANLTPVDAIRHE
- a CDS encoding tRNA-binding protein: MKEISWSDFEKVELRTGTIIGVKEFPEAHTPAYKLEIDFGNEIGVRSSSAQITDLYKPDDLKGKQVVAVVNFPAKQIGPFMSECLIMGFPDEMGNVVLAVPDKKVPNGMKLF
- a CDS encoding glutamine synthetase, which encodes MAYSKLEYIWLDGYEPTQLLRSKTKVVHDFSGKLEDCPMWNFDGSSTEQATGGSSDCLLKPVAIFPDPDREHSFLVMTEVLNADGTPHESNGRATIDDDSDDFWFGFEQEYFLNDPETGLPLGFPEGGYPSPQGPYYCGVGGSRAFGRDIIEEHLDLCLEAGLNVEGINAEVAAGQWEFQIFAKGAHSAGDQIWVARYLIERTAEKYGIIVDWHPKPLGDTDWNGSGMHANFSNGKMREEGGEKYMKEVCEAFGNFISEHIEVYGADNDQRLTGKHETQSIDKFSYGVSDRGASIRIPVTTVEDGWIGRLEDRRPASNADPYKVGARIIKTVNTAS